A segment of the Coffea arabica cultivar ET-39 chromosome 8c, Coffea Arabica ET-39 HiFi, whole genome shotgun sequence genome:
AATATGGTAAGCAAACAAACACCACAGAAGCTGCACATCAAGAAAACAACTATGCCATTGCAATTTTATCGCCCAAAAATCGGTTTGAGTTATGAATACtgaagacttttttttttcttaatcaaaAACTGAGTCAGACTATTACTCTTTAATTTCTGACGTTCTTGgggttattattattacaacAAAATGGGGTTTACATGGTAACTTAAGGGGAAGGATGCTCAATATAGACGGATGGTAACCACTCTTTCAGGCAACTTTTGTAACTGCAGCATGTATTGCATCTGTAAGATGTGGAACTGTTCTTGAGCTCAGACCAGCCATGCTAATTCGCCTGCACAGTCAAGAAATGCGATGTTACGAGATGAAGATCTAGACTGCCTAACGAGACTAAGTCGATGTCTCAAAGATCGAAGAAGCACAAATGAAATGTCAATGAAAAGCAAGAAATATCATTAGAGGTTGAGCAGAATGTTGCTAAAAACTATGGTTTAACCTTCAATAACTCCTTGTTTGACAAGGAATTAGCAAAATAAGAAGGGAAGCTAAAAAGATCTACCTGTCTGAATGACCTTAAACATGTTTATAAATAATGAAATGCTTACATAGAACAAAACATGCCATGGGATGGCATTGTTCTTTTCCCATGAGAGAAGTTTTGAACTTTTACTTTCACTCTTCTACTTTTTCAGGTACTAGAAGGAATATGTTTTGAGTCCCAAAAGTGAGATTGTTACCCGTCAGATGTCATGTAAATGTGGTATTCTTTCCTCATGAAGGTGACCTGCTCGGAGTTAAGTCCAGTGAAGGTGAACATTCCAATTTGCTTGATAATGTGACTCCAGTCACCAGGGGTTCCTGCGAAGTAAGGTAATGCATAGTTATGCATCTTTTCATTGAAGAATGCAAATAATCTATATCATAACTCAAACAAGTGTAAAGACAAACAAATCTCCTGGAAAATTTTATAGAATTGGAGAAAAGCCCCCAGTCTGCTAATACAGTAGGCAGCATTGTTTTTAAAGCCATTCCAAATGCACCAGACAAAAAgctaaaattcttgaaaaaccAGTTTCAAGAAAATGCATGCAATAGTTGCAAATGAAAGAATGCAGACTGTATCAGATGTTTGCATTGACGAGCTGCATTCCGTCATTGTCTTCACAAACAGATTCAAACACTGTATATGTCAGGGGCAGACAAAGAGGTTGTAGATTACGATCATCCACTAAAAACTCAGATATTATTTGTTACAATAACAACTTCCATCTATTTGTATAACATTTTTTCTCCTCTTTAGAAATCTAGATTTATTAGTGACACATTAAATAAGGTTATACGCCTAAATCTTTGAACCAGAGCAGTAAACAAATCATAGGTAGGAAGAGAAAATCTAAAGTAAGGAGAGAAATGTATAGAATGCAATTGGCAGCAAGATATAAAAGGGCAAACCAAGGCACTACCAAgcaaatataatatatttaccTCTAGCACGTAAAGCATCAAATAATTGCTGGCGCATGCTGATAATGCGGTCTGCCATTGCTTTCAGCTCTAGCGTCCACTCATGGAACATGTTTCTGCAATCATAAAACTGAGCCTTTGAGAAATATCTAGAGGAATTTTCATACAAAAGTAAAAACTTTCTCCAGGAAATCTTTTAAGTTGGTAAGACACGGGACTAATCAGTACCTTAATGGCCTGCATCTAACAAATGCATGCTTTCCCTAGTATAAGAGAATGCTAAATGCATATCAAACAATTACCCTaccataataataattatttccaAGAAATATTTCTGATTGGTGAGACATTAAATTATTAAGCACTTTTTGCTTCTAATTGATCCATATTAGCCTGTCATAGAGTAGACCAGATGCATACAAACAATATGCTACCTGTCCTTGAGTATTGTTGCCACAATAGATGCACCATGTATTGGGGGGTTTGAATACATTGGCCTAATCACCAATTTTAACTGGCTCTCAACTCTGCTTGCCACATCGGCTGCCCGGCACACCTGTAGATTTTCATATTTTAAGCAGTCACGTACAGGAATCTAACAATACAGATGGATGATGTGCTaattttagaaaaagaatgatactttgaacTCGCACTAGGATCTATAGCCATTATGTTCTAGCAATCAAAGGAAATACACTTCCAATGCAAAGTCAGATCAGACTTACAATGCTCAGTGCACCAACACGTTCACCATAAAGGCCCATGTTCTTTGcataactttgagctaccaggCATTCACCGCCATCAGCAACAAACATACGAACAGATTGTGCATCTGCATCCAGGCTTCCACTTGCGAAACCCTGAAATGTTCAACACGTATACATTTCAGACAATTACAAATGATGCCTAACAAAACACCTTTTTTGGACACCAATGTCATGAACTTGTGTGTCTAATATGATTTTACGTTTAGGCACGAGATATAGCCAACCTGATAAGCACTATCAAAGAAAGGTAAGAGTGCTTTAGATCTCATCAATTGTCTGATTTGTTCCCATTGCTGAGGAGTAGGATCCACACCAGTTGGATTATGAGCACATGCATGCAGAAGTACAATAGCCCCTGATGGAGCAGATTGAAGGTCTTCCAACAACCCTATTAGTTAACAAAAAGGATACTTTAAACTTTTGAACAAGGAGGCAGATGCAAATACAGGTATGAAAAGTGGTACATGTTTCATGGGTTTATTATCAGCAAACTCAGCACTATGATGCTGTCCTCAGAGAATTTCAACTAGTTTACATGAATCCTAACTCTCTATCTTACATGGTTATGGCTATCCCTGCATCTAATCAAAAACAGCCTTCTTGTCCACATGTTTTAAATCTATTTCATTGTTCCTCCTCCTTCAAACTTCAAATTAACAGGAACAATACATTATTAATTGGTCATAGCGTGTATCAACAAAGTTGGTGTTTTATCGACAAATTTCCTGTTCTTAATCGCTCAACAAAAGCCCAAAATGGAGAAAATAGAAGAACAGCATCCTGTAGCTCACTAGATTATAATCTTCTTAAATGAGATGCTTTTCCTCTGCAAATATGACAAGGCGAAGAAGTAACTAGAAGCATTCTCACATAAGAAATTTTCTAAgtagaagaaattattttaaatgTTAAACAGAAAATCTGACAGAGCTGTGAAAGTTGATTCTTTCATTCAGCCACAATGATACAACACTTTAAATAGTTTACCAAAAGCAGGGCTCTTCATGAGATGGTGTAGACCATGGAATTTTGCCTTGAGGAATCAGTCGTTTAACAGAACAAAGAAAGTAAGAGGGGAATAGTTGTTTTCTATGAAAGGTGCAGCACTGTTTATCCAAATGGTACATTTTTATTCTCCATGTGAAAACATTACCAGCAGAAAATAAATCACAATTTCCCAATACTTTCACATTTTTAACTCACAAAAGACCATTTTGAGCCAGTAAGAGTTCACTTCCCCATTAGCTATTATCTTTTGTCAGCTGTTCTAAAACATATGCCAAATCAAACTAAATCATTCAGTTACATCAAACACATATCTGAACCTTGAAAGTTGAGTCCACGGGTAGTTGGATCATAATACCGGTAACTTTTCACAGCTAAACCTGCCAGAGTGAAAACTTTTGGGTGGTTTCCCCATGTTGGAACAGGAATGTATATGGTCCGCTGCAATGAAATCACAATAATGCCGGTAAAAAAGAACAGTAGAGAATAACTAGACTGTTTTTGTTAtggaaaagtagaaaattttagCACTTTACTTCATGATAATGTCGTGCCAAAAACTCAGCTCCAACCCTCAGTGATCCTGTTCCAGACAAGCACTGGACAGTAGTAACCCTGTTATCTTGAACAGCAGGGCTGTTTTCAAGCAAGAAAAAAGTCAGAAATGATGTTCAACCACAGTATGGACTTAAATAGCAGAAATCATGCAAAATAAGATTCTATGTAGTTTGTAACATCATATACTCAACCAATTCTAAAAGgcacattttttttaaaggttCATCAGACACAATGCCCTTCCAACACAGGTATCAACTAAGACTAGCTCACGAGAAAAACTTAAAGTTTCTCCTCTCTAAACATCTTTTAACAGAACACGTCTGTTGGATTGATCATTTACAGATTTCTGTCTACCAGATATGCATTAGTTTTCCAAGATGCCAATGCACAAATTCAAATTACTTCCTGCTTATCTGCACGAGTTCTTGGCCAATCATTGACATTAAATTTAGGCATTAAAGTTCATATACATAGTCATTGCCACAAAGCTTCATAATGAACTATAAAAGATACTACTACATGAGTTTTCCAATAATCTATAGAATGGTACAAACTACTATACTTCCAATCATTAAGACAACCAAACAGACCAACCCACCTGTCTTCACATCCACTATAAAGGAAAAGAGTCTCGACTCTAATTCACCATTTCAGAAGAATTGGATTTTTTCGCAATTCTAACTTGAAATGGTGGTTAAAATTGAGAACAAATTCGAATTATTCATCCAGAAAGAACATTATGGGAGTTAAGTGGCCAAAATAGAAGATCAGAAACCCAAAGTTCAAGAGTTTATTTAATTTACCATTTGATGATTTACCTGTCAGCACCGAGAATGAGCTTGGCACTCAGTTTATTGAAGTCTGCCAGCCCCACAATTGGCAGATATTCCTTAACACGAGAGCTGCACATGATTTAGTTCTCAATTACCTTCTTTAAATGAATAAACCAATTGACTTCCAGAAATATCATACATCACACCTGTCATTAACTAGTAGCTGTTCTGCCTGTCTAACAACATTCAGAACGAGAGGTTTCCCTTCCTGTTGAAGACATCAAAATAAGATTAGGATCGCGGCTATGACAAGGAGATTCTACACAGCTGGCTCACAATGGCATTTTAGCAACAATAACCATTCAATTACACGCCACATCATAAAAATCTACATGGCGTCTACCCAACAAAATCTCCTAGTATGCATTTCGGGTAgtgggtgtgtaagtgcaaaTATAATAATAATCACTATTTTTGGTAGTTAAGATGAAAAATATGATTGCTAATACAAAATGCTAAGGGAGATCAGGGTCTACACTACTTGGATCCAAAGTCTTTTCAATTCCCGGTACTACATAAGAATCAAGCAACAACAGCGTAACCAAAAGAGATCTCACCTCAGTTCGGTAAGCTCCTACACCCAAGTTCAACTTCACAGGGCTTGGATCTTTGTTGTATGCAACAGTTACCTAATTACAAAGATATGAAAACTTTCAGATAATAATACTTCCAAAATCTAAAACTTATAGCAAGAAAACACAATTGCACCAGCAAACCATGTAGCACTGCATATAAGAattcttctcttcttctctttACCCTTCTCCAGGTTTTATTGAATCTTATAAACCAAGAACTTTTAAAAAAACAGCGGAAAATACCAAATGATAAGCAGCTAGTTTGTGCTAATTTAAATAACTAGGGTGAACTAGAAAGTGTTCAACTTGCATAACCTAGAATTTATGCGCTACGAAGTTGCAAATAACCCCAAAGTTTTCTTTTTGGAGTGTTACTCCACTTTTACCAAGCATGATAATATGCTAAAAGGCTTAAACACATGTTAAACTGCAGAGACTGCAGAACTGAATAGAACAGAAAAAGAGATTGAGAAAATTTCCACATCcaagttaaaattttttttaaacatctGTACTTTCTAGGTTGTAATTAAACCTCTACCAGAAGTCCAAATTCAATATCAACAACTACAGAGAAATATAACAAATTCAAACACTATAACAGtgcaatctttttcttttccatcatTTCCCTCACAATTTTGCTGATATAAAGATAAAGAACACccataaaaaaaattccatttcTATAACATATCAGGTAACACAAACATAACACAATCTCTATAAAGACCCTGATACAGAATTCAAAGCCACGATCTTTTCCATGTTTTCCCAACTGGGATTTCCTCAACTACCAAGAAATTTA
Coding sequences within it:
- the LOC113707198 gene encoding aspartate aminotransferase, cytoplasmic, encoding MPKKSKRKKKRKKKKTKRHSQQKFSFTDMNADQLLNNSSSSSSTDRRLRILAKHLQSTSSSAMESNTVVSASPTSAAGSSVFAHIVQAPEDPILGVTVAYNKDPSPVKLNLGVGAYRTEEGKPLVLNVVRQAEQLLVNDSSRVKEYLPIVGLADFNKLSAKLILGADSPAVQDNRVTTVQCLSGTGSLRVGAEFLARHYHERTIYIPVPTWGNHPKVFTLAGLAVKSYRYYDPTTRGLNFQGLLEDLQSAPSGAIVLLHACAHNPTGVDPTPQQWEQIRQLMRSKALLPFFDSAYQGFASGSLDADAQSVRMFVADGGECLVAQSYAKNMGLYGERVGALSIVCRAADVASRVESQLKLVIRPMYSNPPIHGASIVATILKDRNMFHEWTLELKAMADRIISMRQQLFDALRARGTPGDWSHIIKQIGMFTFTGLNSEQVTFMRKEYHIYMTSDGRISMAGLSSRTVPHLTDAIHAAVTKVA